A region of Thermococcus argininiproducens DNA encodes the following proteins:
- the purT gene encoding phosphoribosylglycinamide formyltransferase 2, with the protein MISIRDEIGTPLTDSAVKILLLGSGELGKEITIEAQRLGVEVIAVDRYPNAPAMQVAHKNYVGNMKDKDFLWSIVEREKPDAIVPEIEAINLDALFEFEREGYFVVPNAKATWIAMHRERTRETLAKEAKVPTSRYAYATTLDELYDACEKIGYPCHTKAIMSSSGKGSYFVKGPEDIPKAWEVAKKKARGSADKIIVEEHIDFDIEITELAVRHFDENGKIVTTFPKPVGHYQIEGDYHSSWQPAEISEKAEREVYKIAKKITDVLGGLGIFGVEMFVKGDKVWANEVSPRPHDTGMVTMASHPTGFSEFGLHVRAILGLPIPALEEGGIRKFPVLTSAATHVILANQEGFSPRFKNVFRALNVPNTTIRFFGKPEAYKGRRLGVALAWDSDVQVAKKKAEKVAHMVELKTRSGEWQSQEFIKKKHLL; encoded by the coding sequence ATGATAAGTATTAGAGACGAAATTGGAACCCCCTTAACTGATTCTGCTGTCAAAATTCTCCTTCTTGGAAGTGGTGAATTAGGAAAGGAGATAACCATAGAAGCCCAAAGATTAGGAGTTGAAGTTATCGCAGTTGATCGATATCCAAACGCCCCAGCCATGCAGGTTGCTCATAAAAACTACGTGGGCAATATGAAGGATAAAGACTTCCTCTGGAGCATTGTGGAAAGAGAAAAACCTGATGCAATAGTACCGGAAATAGAGGCCATAAACCTCGACGCTCTATTTGAGTTTGAAAGGGAAGGTTATTTTGTAGTACCAAATGCCAAAGCAACTTGGATTGCAATGCACCGTGAAAGGACGAGAGAAACACTTGCAAAGGAAGCAAAGGTTCCAACTTCTCGTTACGCATACGCAACAACCTTAGATGAGCTTTATGATGCATGTGAGAAGATAGGGTATCCATGCCACACCAAGGCCATAATGAGCTCCAGTGGGAAGGGATCTTACTTTGTAAAAGGGCCTGAGGATATTCCAAAGGCATGGGAAGTCGCAAAAAAGAAGGCGCGTGGCAGTGCTGATAAAATAATAGTTGAAGAACACATAGATTTTGATATTGAAATAACTGAACTGGCAGTGAGACACTTTGACGAGAATGGGAAGATAGTTACTACTTTCCCAAAGCCAGTTGGCCATTATCAAATTGAAGGAGACTACCACTCAAGCTGGCAACCTGCAGAGATAAGTGAAAAGGCCGAGCGTGAGGTATATAAAATAGCCAAAAAGATTACCGATGTTCTTGGAGGTCTTGGAATCTTTGGTGTGGAGATGTTTGTTAAAGGCGATAAAGTATGGGCCAACGAAGTTTCTCCAAGGCCCCACGACACAGGAATGGTGACTATGGCATCCCATCCCACTGGCTTCTCCGAATTTGGACTCCACGTTAGGGCAATTTTAGGACTTCCAATCCCAGCGCTAGAAGAAGGTGGCATTAGAAAGTTCCCAGTTCTAACCTCTGCAGCCACCCACGTAATTCTTGCAAACCAAGAGGGCTTTAGTCCAAGATTCAAGAACGTTTTTAGGGCATTAAATGTTCCAAACACAACTATTAGGTTCTTTGGAAAGCCTGAAGCTTATAAAGGAAGGCGTCTTGGTGTTGCCCTTGCGTGGGATAGTGATGTCCAGGTTGCGAAGAAAAAAGCAGAAAAAGTCGCCCACATGGTAGAACTCAAAACAAGAAGTGGAGAATGGCAAAGCCAAGAGTTCATTAAAAAGAAGCACTTACTTTAG
- the purF gene encoding amidophosphoribosyltransferase: protein MREKCGIFAARTENAPKKGYYALIALQHRGQESAGISVWRHKIRTLAGRGLVSEVFRGNELSRLKSNMVIAHVRYSTSGSLNETQPLETSCHGKKIAVAHNGTLTNFLPLRRKYEKKGVKFKHSVDSELLGISFLWHLRETGDEFEAMREVFNEVKGAYSVAFLFDGKILVARDPVGFRPLSYGMGDGHYFASEDSALRLFVEDIRDVTPGEVFLISDEVENKVLAKEKHHHCVFEYIYFARPDSVLDGVSVYSARVKMGRELARESPANADVVIPVPDSGRAAALGFSQVSGIPYAEGLIKNRYIGRTFIMPGQFYRELKVKLKLSPVREIVSGKRVVLIDDSIVRGTTMRRIVAMLRKAGAKEVHVRIASPPIRHPCYMGIDIPTRHELIAAFGGIERVKKAINADSLAYLSVDGLKKAVGKGELCLACLTGNYPEWAFHF, encoded by the coding sequence ATGAGGGAAAAATGTGGAATCTTTGCAGCCAGAACCGAAAATGCTCCTAAAAAGGGATACTATGCCCTTATTGCTCTTCAACATCGTGGCCAAGAGAGTGCAGGAATAAGTGTATGGAGACACAAAATACGAACTTTGGCTGGTAGGGGCCTAGTCTCTGAAGTTTTTCGAGGCAACGAACTGTCAAGACTCAAATCAAACATGGTTATTGCCCATGTCCGTTACTCTACCTCAGGCTCTCTTAATGAAACCCAACCTCTCGAAACTTCTTGCCATGGGAAGAAAATAGCAGTAGCTCACAATGGGACACTTACTAATTTTCTCCCCTTGAGGAGAAAATATGAGAAAAAAGGTGTTAAATTTAAGCACTCGGTTGATTCAGAGCTTTTAGGGATTTCTTTTCTCTGGCATTTGAGAGAAACCGGTGATGAGTTTGAAGCTATGAGAGAAGTCTTTAATGAGGTTAAAGGAGCTTACTCTGTTGCTTTTCTTTTTGATGGTAAAATCTTGGTTGCCCGAGATCCGGTTGGGTTCAGGCCCCTTAGCTATGGTATGGGAGATGGTCATTATTTTGCCTCGGAAGACTCTGCTTTGAGACTTTTTGTTGAAGATATCAGGGACGTTACACCTGGAGAGGTGTTTTTAATCTCTGATGAGGTTGAGAATAAGGTCCTAGCTAAGGAGAAACACCATCACTGTGTTTTTGAGTACATATATTTTGCTCGGCCAGATAGTGTTCTTGATGGTGTAAGTGTGTATTCAGCTCGTGTTAAAATGGGCCGTGAACTTGCACGAGAAAGTCCAGCAAATGCGGATGTCGTTATACCAGTACCTGATTCAGGGAGGGCTGCTGCACTAGGGTTTTCTCAGGTAAGTGGAATACCCTACGCGGAGGGATTAATAAAGAACCGTTACATAGGTAGAACTTTCATAATGCCTGGTCAGTTTTATAGAGAACTTAAAGTAAAACTCAAGCTTTCTCCTGTCAGGGAGATTGTCAGTGGAAAACGTGTAGTTCTTATTGATGATTCTATAGTTAGAGGGACCACAATGAGAAGAATTGTGGCAATGTTAAGGAAAGCTGGGGCGAAGGAGGTTCATGTAAGAATAGCATCTCCACCGATAAGACATCCTTGTTATATGGGGATAGACATTCCAACTAGGCATGAGTTAATAGCAGCATTTGGGGGCATTGAAAGAGTCAAAAAAGCTATAAACGCGGATAGCCTGGCATATCTTAGTGTAGATGGACTAAAAAAAGCTGTAGGAAAAGGAGAGCTATGTCTGGCCTGTCTTACAGGTAATTATCCGGAATGGGCTTTCCACTTTTAA
- a CDS encoding DUF432 domain-containing protein → MFEEHELKTKFIRIAGRKIHLLEDKGGVIRYRRDNVERLIKNSGEKLRILPSPATGYGVKLLMIKFKEPVVLPPQDSLIGFVEAPIEIDVKVGNLTIDHFILGREKYALYGTLESGIISRYHISPFYLEEPDSLGVAKLIVSNPSTEWKSLDRVVIPIKGTPMYYKDKKAYYPLIVITIKDHIPEVNNTGRPPKEGLNSVGIELALPNFLMRW, encoded by the coding sequence ATGTTTGAGGAACATGAACTAAAAACTAAGTTTATACGAATTGCCGGGAGAAAAATCCACCTCCTTGAGGATAAAGGTGGAGTGATTAGGTATAGGCGGGACAATGTGGAGAGACTCATTAAAAATAGTGGAGAAAAGCTCAGAATATTGCCTTCTCCTGCAACTGGTTATGGAGTAAAACTTCTAATGATAAAATTTAAGGAACCAGTCGTGCTTCCCCCACAGGATTCTTTAATTGGGTTTGTTGAGGCTCCTATAGAGATCGATGTAAAGGTTGGAAACCTAACTATAGACCATTTCATCTTGGGCAGAGAGAAATATGCTTTGTACGGGACACTGGAATCGGGAATTATAAGTAGATATCACATAAGTCCCTTTTATCTGGAGGAACCAGATAGTTTGGGAGTAGCAAAATTGATCGTCTCGAATCCCTCCACTGAGTGGAAATCGCTTGATAGAGTGGTAATTCCAATAAAAGGGACTCCAATGTATTATAAGGATAAAAAAGCTTATTATCCATTGATTGTTATCACGATTAAAGATCACATTCCAGAAGTTAACAATACTGGGAGACCTCCGAAGGAGGGATTAAACTCTGTGGGAATTGAACTAGCTCTTCCAAACTTTCTCATGAGGTGGTGA
- a CDS encoding DUF434 domain-containing protein — translation MLFLAYEDLKYLLNRGYRKKYALEFVANHYLLTSKERYFLMRCVFSDKEIEERKRKLLKKDELRGKVIGIDGFNVLITLESLLGGEAILCEDGFLRDLKHQGGYRLHEDTSKILELLVGFLSNMGVKEAWFLYDSPVSRSGEIAKLTEEIMVRFKVPGKVSLSKSPDHDLKRFEVVASSDIAVIQKVPLAVDIPKMIAEDRGLRWIYFLEILEDPYLLKS, via the coding sequence ATGTTATTTTTGGCTTACGAAGATTTAAAATATCTGCTGAACCGAGGGTATAGGAAAAAGTATGCCCTTGAATTCGTGGCTAACCACTATCTTCTCACTTCCAAAGAGAGGTACTTTTTAATGAGATGTGTTTTCTCAGATAAGGAAATCGAAGAAAGGAAAAGGAAACTGCTAAAAAAAGATGAGCTCAGGGGGAAAGTTATTGGCATCGATGGATTTAACGTCCTGATAACTCTTGAATCTCTACTGGGGGGAGAGGCAATTCTATGTGAAGATGGCTTTTTAAGAGATTTAAAACATCAAGGAGGTTACAGGCTACATGAGGATACATCAAAAATTCTTGAGCTACTAGTAGGGTTCTTGAGTAATATGGGGGTTAAAGAAGCATGGTTTTTATACGATTCTCCTGTGAGCAGGAGCGGAGAAATAGCTAAGTTGACTGAGGAAATTATGGTGAGATTTAAGGTTCCTGGAAAAGTTAGCCTATCTAAATCTCCAGACCATGATTTGAAGAGGTTTGAAGTAGTTGCAAGTTCGGATATTGCAGTGATCCAAAAAGTGCCCTTAGCTGTTGACATACCAAAGATGATAGCAGAAGATAGAGGGTTGAGGTGGATATACTTTCTTGAAATTCTGGAGGATCCGTATCTACTAAAATCTTAA
- the purC gene encoding phosphoribosylaminoimidazolesuccinocarboxamide synthase, translating into MEIYEGKAKKVIPLDDGKVIMEFKDDATAFNGKKKAQFKGKGWLNAQISAILFKVLEEKGIKTHFIGVAGDNKLIVEKLKMYPVEVVVRNVIAGSLKKRLPLEEGTELPEPIIELYYKNDDLGDPMINHYHAKVLGVSERELKEIENIALKVNDILKEYFAQRGIILVDFKLEFGKNERGEIILGDEISPDTCRFWDAETKESLDKDVFRFDKGELINAYEELYKRLTA; encoded by the coding sequence ATGGAAATTTATGAGGGCAAAGCTAAGAAGGTAATCCCCTTGGATGACGGGAAGGTCATAATGGAGTTTAAAGATGATGCAACAGCTTTTAACGGGAAGAAAAAAGCACAATTTAAAGGCAAAGGATGGCTTAACGCTCAAATAAGTGCCATTCTCTTCAAAGTACTTGAAGAAAAGGGTATCAAAACCCACTTCATAGGAGTCGCTGGTGACAACAAGCTCATTGTAGAGAAGCTCAAAATGTATCCAGTTGAAGTCGTCGTTAGAAACGTAATCGCTGGGAGCTTGAAAAAAAGACTACCTTTAGAAGAGGGTACGGAACTTCCAGAACCAATAATAGAGCTCTATTATAAAAATGACGATCTTGGAGATCCTATGATAAACCATTACCATGCAAAAGTCCTTGGAGTGAGTGAGAGAGAACTTAAAGAAATCGAAAACATAGCCCTAAAGGTAAATGACATCTTAAAAGAGTATTTTGCTCAAAGAGGAATAATCCTAGTTGACTTTAAACTCGAGTTCGGTAAAAATGAGAGAGGCGAGATAATCCTTGGAGACGAAATAAGTCCAGATACTTGCCGTTTCTGGGATGCTGAAACAAAAGAGAGTCTCGATAAAGACGTTTTCCGTTTTGACAAAGGAGAACTTATAAATGCTTACGAGGAGCTCTATAAGCGTCTCACCGCATAA
- the purE gene encoding 5-(carboxyamino)imidazole ribonucleotide mutase, giving the protein MKVLVVMGSKSDSHIAEKVTKVLDEFGVGYDVEVASAHRNPEKVEKLAKKDYDVFIAIAGLSAALPGVIAAHTIKPVIGVPVSAKLDGLDSLLSIAQMPPGVPVATVGIDNGKNAALLAIEILALKDEELRQKLEDYREKMKG; this is encoded by the coding sequence ATGAAAGTGCTTGTGGTCATGGGAAGTAAGAGTGATTCTCATATTGCGGAGAAAGTTACAAAAGTGCTTGATGAATTCGGAGTTGGCTACGATGTAGAGGTAGCATCTGCTCATAGAAACCCGGAAAAAGTTGAGAAACTAGCAAAAAAAGACTATGATGTCTTTATTGCAATAGCAGGTTTAAGTGCTGCTTTACCGGGGGTGATAGCGGCTCATACAATAAAGCCTGTGATAGGAGTACCAGTCTCAGCAAAGCTTGATGGTTTGGATTCTCTCCTAAGTATTGCTCAAATGCCTCCAGGAGTCCCGGTTGCTACAGTTGGGATAGATAATGGAAAAAATGCAGCGTTGCTTGCTATTGAGATTTTAGCCCTAAAAGATGAAGAACTTAGGCAAAAGCTTGAAGACTACAGGGAGAAAATGAAAGGTTGA
- the purM gene encoding phosphoribosylformylglycinamidine cyclo-ligase gives MLTYAQAGVDDEKTQKALKSIISLAKATFEFRRGKIGEPKEDIGHYAALMDFGSFYLAMTTDGVGTKILVAEAIGKFDTIGIDMIAMNVNDLVCVGAEPVALVDYLAVKEPNDQIFEEIAKGLYEGAKQAGIAIVGGETAVMPDLIEGLDLAGTAIGVVEKNKVISGEKVKPGDVVIGIESSGIHSNGLTLARKLLIPKYGLEYEYDGKPLWRHLLEPTRIYVKPVLELLESVEVHGLAHITGGGLLNLKRITNYGFSLEMPQIRGIFKLIHENGVPLDEMFKVFNMGVGFIVIVDEKDKENALKILNKYYPSFEIGKVTRDKGIIVDNYDIKF, from the coding sequence ATGCTGACATATGCTCAAGCTGGTGTTGATGATGAAAAAACTCAAAAAGCTTTGAAAAGTATTATTTCCCTTGCAAAGGCCACTTTTGAGTTTAGAAGAGGAAAAATTGGCGAACCAAAAGAAGATATTGGCCATTATGCTGCACTTATGGATTTTGGAAGTTTTTATCTTGCAATGACGACGGATGGGGTTGGAACAAAAATCCTTGTGGCAGAAGCAATAGGGAAGTTCGATACTATTGGAATAGACATGATAGCAATGAATGTAAATGATTTGGTATGTGTGGGAGCTGAACCAGTAGCTTTGGTTGATTACCTAGCAGTTAAAGAGCCAAATGATCAAATTTTTGAAGAAATAGCCAAGGGGCTTTATGAAGGGGCAAAGCAGGCAGGTATTGCAATTGTGGGTGGAGAAACAGCTGTAATGCCTGATTTAATTGAAGGACTGGATTTAGCTGGGACCGCTATAGGAGTTGTTGAAAAGAACAAAGTTATTAGTGGTGAAAAAGTAAAGCCTGGGGATGTCGTGATAGGAATAGAAAGCTCGGGAATACATTCAAACGGATTGACTTTGGCCCGTAAGCTTCTTATTCCAAAGTATGGTCTTGAGTATGAGTACGATGGAAAACCTCTGTGGAGGCATCTGCTTGAACCCACAAGGATTTATGTCAAACCAGTTTTAGAACTCCTTGAGAGCGTTGAGGTTCATGGTTTGGCACACATTACCGGTGGGGGCTTGCTTAATTTAAAGCGCATTACTAACTATGGTTTCTCTCTTGAAATGCCCCAAATACGTGGAATTTTCAAGCTAATTCATGAGAACGGCGTGCCTTTAGATGAGATGTTTAAAGTGTTCAATATGGGAGTTGGCTTTATTGTTATTGTGGATGAAAAAGATAAAGAAAATGCACTTAAAATTCTTAATAAGTACTATCCGAGCTTTGAGATTGGAAAGGTTACAAGAGATAAGGGGATAATAGTGGATAATTATGACATAAAGTTTTAG
- the fdhF gene encoding formate dehydrogenase subunit alpha, which yields MKTVICPYCGFGCKLLVDPQTLIVKPHKGKPNRGKLCPKGLYAIEFALSKDRIKKPLKRDKKFLRPITWGEAIEEISHRLLEIKEFYGPDAVAFIASSKITNEENYLLQKIARLFGTNNIDNCARLCHEASVHALKTTVGTGTQTNPYEDLENFGAILIWGYNPAETHPVIIRYIKSAKKKGAKVIVVDVRETITMNFADYKFIIKPGTDIVLANAMIHTIIKEELYNDDFIKSRTTGFSEIRMATMKYTPQYAEKVTGVPASLIQKAAKDFALAGSGAIMWGMGLTQHVSGVENVLAIIDLALLLGYIGNKGGLYPMRGQNNVQGAAYMGALSEFLPGYIPLENEKFRKRVASLWGVEDLPTERGLYLTELWDAIERGDIKALYIVGENPAVSEANFTRVRKALRKLDLLVVQDLFITRTAKYAHYILPASAFCEKEGSYMNSERRLQWSEKVYEPLADSKPDWEILTLVGKALGLPGFEYSSVEEITEEYFHLFPELEEKSVKDLKEGKEMFLPKKRLHTWEFATPDGKARLIAVEQIPPWESTNEEYPFALTTVRLISHYNTGEMTLRSPSLTKLMGEPKILINVEDAKDLHIEDNDLVEIETRRGKIRMRVKIGKVARGVVAVPFHFKANKITNNALNKAGTPEFKFSAAKIRKLKSGKPIPDNYL from the coding sequence GTGAAAACAGTCATATGCCCATATTGCGGTTTTGGTTGCAAACTTCTTGTTGATCCTCAAACACTAATTGTTAAACCTCACAAAGGCAAACCAAACAGAGGAAAGTTATGTCCGAAAGGACTTTACGCAATAGAGTTCGCTCTCTCAAAGGACAGAATCAAAAAACCATTAAAACGAGATAAAAAATTTTTAAGACCAATAACATGGGGAGAGGCTATTGAAGAAATTTCCCATAGACTTCTCGAAATAAAGGAGTTCTATGGACCAGATGCCGTGGCCTTCATAGCCTCCTCAAAGATTACCAATGAAGAAAATTACCTCCTCCAGAAAATTGCAAGACTCTTTGGAACTAATAACATTGACAACTGTGCAAGACTCTGCCACGAAGCAAGTGTTCATGCACTTAAAACAACTGTAGGGACTGGTACTCAAACAAATCCCTATGAAGATCTAGAGAACTTTGGAGCCATACTTATATGGGGCTATAATCCAGCTGAAACCCATCCTGTAATCATACGCTATATAAAGAGTGCTAAGAAGAAAGGGGCCAAAGTAATCGTTGTTGATGTTCGTGAGACTATTACAATGAATTTCGCTGATTATAAGTTTATCATAAAGCCTGGCACCGATATAGTACTTGCCAATGCCATGATACATACTATCATCAAAGAAGAACTCTACAACGACGACTTCATTAAAAGCAGGACTACTGGTTTTTCAGAGATTAGAATGGCCACCATGAAATATACTCCTCAATATGCAGAAAAAGTTACTGGAGTCCCTGCATCACTTATCCAAAAGGCTGCAAAAGACTTTGCTTTAGCTGGAAGCGGAGCCATTATGTGGGGCATGGGGTTAACCCAGCATGTTTCTGGAGTTGAAAACGTCCTTGCTATTATAGACCTTGCTCTTCTTCTGGGGTATATTGGAAATAAGGGTGGCCTTTATCCAATGCGAGGACAAAACAATGTCCAGGGAGCAGCTTATATGGGTGCCCTCAGTGAATTTTTACCTGGATACATACCTCTAGAAAATGAAAAGTTTAGGAAGAGAGTTGCCTCACTCTGGGGTGTTGAGGATCTTCCAACAGAAAGAGGGCTCTACTTAACCGAACTTTGGGACGCAATAGAAAGAGGAGACATAAAAGCGCTTTATATCGTGGGAGAGAATCCCGCTGTTAGTGAAGCCAACTTCACCAGGGTTAGAAAAGCCCTCAGAAAGCTAGATCTTCTAGTGGTACAAGATTTGTTTATTACACGTACAGCTAAGTATGCCCATTATATTCTTCCTGCTTCAGCTTTTTGTGAAAAAGAGGGCTCCTATATGAACAGTGAACGCAGGCTCCAATGGAGTGAGAAAGTTTACGAGCCTCTAGCAGACTCTAAACCTGATTGGGAAATACTAACACTAGTGGGAAAGGCCCTTGGATTGCCCGGCTTTGAGTACTCTAGTGTGGAGGAAATAACAGAAGAATACTTCCACCTATTTCCTGAACTAGAAGAAAAGAGCGTAAAAGATCTTAAAGAAGGAAAGGAAATGTTTCTACCCAAGAAAAGACTTCACACGTGGGAATTTGCAACTCCAGATGGGAAAGCACGACTTATAGCTGTGGAACAAATCCCTCCATGGGAGAGCACCAACGAAGAATATCCATTCGCCCTAACAACAGTAAGACTCATAAGTCACTATAATACGGGTGAAATGACATTGAGGAGCCCCTCTTTAACTAAACTCATGGGAGAACCAAAAATCCTGATAAATGTAGAGGACGCAAAAGATCTTCACATAGAAGATAACGATCTCGTGGAAATTGAAACAAGACGAGGAAAAATACGTATGAGGGTGAAAATCGGAAAAGTAGCCCGTGGGGTAGTAGCAGTTCCATTCCATTTTAAAGCTAACAAGATTACCAATAATGCCCTTAACAAGGCAGGAACACCAGAATTCAAGTTTTCAGCAGCGAAAATAAGAAAACTTAAAAGTGGAAAGCCCATTCCGGATAATTACCTGTAA
- a CDS encoding HD domain-containing protein: MYTEEQLLGEIKRLLGNDELYSLYEMTYREYKHYFDTTNYIVLNIYRFNDHGAIHVLLTTRRALEVLNILKRFGIKTTAEQLGKSFEWSKFIVAFGALFHDIGNMIHRDNHYEFSVLLAEPMVDGLAKKFEKEDWLLLKALTLNAIYTHDEAVPCTTIEGSCVTIADGCDMEEGRSRLAYKRDKVDIHAVSALAIDKVEIKEGDPEAPILVEAWMKHLAGIFQVDEILTKKVKSSLLSGRVRIRIHAGDEILEKVV, from the coding sequence ATGTACACCGAAGAACAGCTTTTGGGTGAGATAAAGAGGCTTTTAGGGAATGATGAGCTTTACTCTCTTTATGAGATGACTTACAGAGAATATAAGCACTATTTTGATACAACAAACTACATAGTCCTTAATATTTATCGGTTTAATGACCATGGTGCTATACATGTGCTTTTAACCACGAGAAGAGCTCTTGAGGTCTTGAATATTCTCAAAAGGTTCGGAATCAAGACTACAGCTGAGCAACTCGGTAAGTCTTTTGAATGGAGCAAGTTTATAGTGGCTTTTGGGGCCCTGTTTCATGATATCGGGAATATGATCCACAGGGATAATCACTATGAGTTTAGTGTTCTTTTAGCTGAACCCATGGTGGATGGCCTCGCTAAAAAATTCGAGAAGGAAGATTGGCTTCTTCTAAAGGCACTTACTTTAAATGCCATCTACACCCATGACGAAGCCGTTCCATGTACGACAATTGAGGGGAGCTGTGTTACCATAGCAGATGGGTGTGATATGGAGGAGGGGAGAAGTAGATTGGCCTACAAGAGGGATAAGGTGGATATACATGCAGTTTCAGCACTAGCTATAGATAAAGTGGAGATAAAAGAAGGAGACCCTGAGGCTCCTATCCTCGTGGAAGCTTGGATGAAGCATTTAGCTGGAATATTCCAGGTGGATGAGATCCTTACAAAGAAAGTTAAAAGCTCTCTTTTGAGTGGGAGGGTTAGGATTAGGATACACGCTGGTGACGAAATCTTGGAAAAGGTGGTATAA
- the purD gene encoding phosphoribosylamine--glycine ligase, with product MRVLLVGAGGRESAIAEALSKDSELYVVAKHLNPGIKRIAKEYGLVKETDVQKVLDFALKWRVDLAFIGPEAPLEKGIVNVLEENGIPTVGPSKEAARLETNKAFARALMEKYKIPGRKLFKVFNNVAEMKAWIDEFGKPVVVKPLGLTGGKGVKVVGYQLKDNEEAKEYANALIEKDGKVLVEERTDGVEFTFQVFTDGKKVIPMPLAQDYPHAYEGDVGPITGGMGSYSCEDHLLPFVPREDYHKALETLKKTVEAMYKEGTPYKGILYGQFMLANDEPKIIEFNARFGDPEAMNVLPILRTSLVEIGEGIVDGNLKKAEFEKKATVVKYIAPKGYPTDPIKGVKVQISEDKIREEGAKVYYASVDENFTMLGSRALAIVGIADSLEEAEKIASAGIKHVKGEIFYRADVGTKESIAKRMELMKAIRGE from the coding sequence ATGCGCGTTTTGCTCGTAGGTGCAGGTGGAAGGGAGAGTGCAATTGCTGAGGCTCTTTCAAAAGATTCAGAGCTTTATGTAGTTGCAAAACACCTAAATCCCGGGATTAAAAGAATTGCAAAGGAATATGGGCTTGTTAAAGAGACTGATGTTCAAAAAGTCCTTGACTTCGCTTTAAAATGGAGAGTAGATTTAGCATTTATTGGGCCCGAAGCTCCTCTTGAAAAGGGTATTGTCAATGTTCTCGAGGAAAATGGAATTCCAACAGTTGGACCTTCAAAAGAAGCAGCCCGACTTGAAACAAACAAAGCCTTTGCAAGAGCATTAATGGAAAAGTACAAAATTCCAGGAAGAAAGCTATTCAAAGTTTTCAATAACGTTGCTGAGATGAAAGCATGGATAGATGAATTTGGAAAGCCTGTTGTTGTTAAACCTCTTGGACTCACTGGAGGCAAAGGAGTTAAAGTAGTCGGCTACCAGCTCAAAGACAATGAAGAGGCAAAGGAATATGCAAATGCCTTGATAGAGAAGGATGGGAAAGTTCTCGTTGAGGAAAGAACTGATGGCGTGGAGTTCACGTTCCAAGTTTTCACAGATGGAAAGAAAGTTATTCCAATGCCTCTCGCCCAGGACTACCCTCACGCATATGAGGGTGATGTGGGCCCAATAACAGGAGGTATGGGTTCTTATTCCTGCGAAGACCATTTGCTACCATTTGTGCCAAGAGAAGATTATCACAAAGCTCTTGAGACTCTGAAAAAAACTGTTGAAGCTATGTATAAAGAGGGAACTCCTTACAAAGGTATTCTATATGGCCAGTTTATGCTTGCAAACGATGAACCAAAGATTATAGAGTTCAATGCCCGTTTTGGGGATCCAGAGGCCATGAACGTTCTACCAATTTTAAGAACTTCTCTTGTAGAGATTGGAGAAGGAATTGTTGATGGTAATCTAAAGAAAGCAGAGTTTGAGAAAAAAGCCACCGTTGTAAAGTATATAGCACCCAAAGGTTATCCCACTGATCCAATCAAGGGAGTTAAGGTTCAAATCAGTGAGGATAAAATCAGAGAAGAAGGGGCTAAGGTCTACTATGCCTCGGTAGATGAAAACTTCACAATGCTTGGCTCAAGAGCACTAGCAATTGTTGGAATTGCTGATTCTCTCGAAGAAGCGGAAAAAATAGCTTCTGCAGGGATAAAGCATGTTAAGGGTGAAATTTTCTACCGCGCCGATGTAGGAACTAAAGAGAGCATCGCAAAAAGGATGGAACTCATGAAAGCAATTAGAGGTGAGTGA